Proteins encoded within one genomic window of Hermetia illucens chromosome 2, iHerIll2.2.curated.20191125, whole genome shotgun sequence:
- the LOC119648060 gene encoding histone-lysine N-methyltransferase ash1, producing MKSETKTKKEKKALSSEDEDYDSCSDNGSFDSVRNGRRRQKQFSVLRSDSDGLRMKISAIRNKKEKPATAEVKSNNNNHTEGASKRQTSSQSTIKRKLSSSSCCCTRSDESDSSSEGQKKEKLKKIRLKRKKNYTSSANLSTDSGSDNEHALQSTATITKPQKDIKQLPAQSQNVENLPGSSISSSDNELPALVSAAIKCVESGSETEPVPVPAAAAPPHQYTSTLLHDFMLKTQMIGGICPETENETTKETESGNEARRGNADTIKPTDLSVKKEVQVKKKRGRPKKKPVVEAEEVVPNGHLEQKELQPHLPKINVISLEKQMYATERVLYPPRSKKKATPRTNYRMKLTKEDVIDPLWRKIDVNTKFRRPSLTGYKSDGGNTVCSKILAAKSGYVSDYGSVGHRHLSGYKSDASGKSRYSMRSCISRAKSCDFRCGGSRMRKLRRKRRFLDKSRQKFGNVNEQDILQLAGLSLGQSNEESSRESLNKPIISYGQSKKYGEINRFIRTGEYFGRNKKNHHSRDFADVCAGLGDGLFAKSSSFSSKGYKSQSTSKILEFPNDFEGLRSKIRSRRSSAVSRCSSMSMCSRYDSRRRKRRKFRLKSQSRSGFVDSKLNTEIEILINTFPSLCRIATDKLSMLRDKDRLDKDKSNQLGQKLASKRNQKKRKLSESADHHLTERFPNEIGLMPKRRHKKAGNNCQDEHKLPLKKRHYLLTPGEKATKNTTETPAPVYPPPGIFEPSVELEIQITLPKEAMAIVTKSEIDSPKNLLDPAEVEKFLPSQPKTEKMVETLLNRTGGNSLLLKRKRRKAFNRTGFPKTKQKRRKVSSASETDVKPAAPPVPRFTKLSNTAPTSSKSVEPVVLRASSKEVKSNRDAKDQQKDVKDAKDTKLVKDTKESKENCEPQKDVKPVKPIKVVKDRPKKETPVQSSSPTKPAKNKPPVITTIPRTRSKSISTLPSNAQALLPTTKVLNVRLRRTKTFQGKVIDSEITRISQRIKSIKKEPHVTDCSITDDLEQEPLPLLEAVPTTTQETSDSSSTSSKIRKIAKWRKAYLPAGLLSNYFKTEKTKKGSDRNVEKSESSDDSENSPKSILPPPPYCEKFFRRTVYDFLLPYDLWWAHTNSKLLPRNTVPSWNYKKIRSNIYGDTRYNPSIDNQICNCKPTTACGDDCLNRMVYTECSPSNCPCGDECQNQKIQKHEVAPGTERFMTANKGWGVRTNLPIKKGMYIMEYVGEVVPEREFKERMATLYVNDTHHYCLHLDGGFVIDGHRMGSDARFVNHSCSPNCEMQKWSVNGLFRMALFAMRDITPGEELTYDYNFSLFNPAEGQPCRCDTPQCRGVIGGKSQRVKPLEVKPVESAPPNRHGRPRKRTAKKNSGRIQSKDAVIPQFQILSDREKKLIRSTHCFLMRNLEKVRRVKTKMTQAITKMEETPSRPITPSSLVVQISALRSQRNIKTRGLTQAAHDPEVEKMAKIAVILQAICADIEGVKDSSGRSQLSKLVRPKRKKRTSQDKERFMDITTIRSNIEKGLYKDVEAFDADMNKIFDSAETFFESQSEELAAIQNLRTAYMSIKSKFYDQLAEHVDERSLMKFRRKEDNLQQPEVKTTEDIIRCICGLFKDEGLMIQCSKCFVWQHTECTKANPKAESYLCEKCDNRVVDYEIPLNDYSDEGHQYYLSLMRGDLQVRQGDTVYVLRDIPMKDENGKILPSRKHTYETIGKIDFSECDIFRVEKLWKNSEGKRLIYGHHYLRPHETFHEPSRRFYENEVIRVPYYEVVPIELVMARCWVFDRNTFCKGRPVDCNAEEHVYICELRVDKSARFFARAKQSFTTCTKNYAFRKFKEKLKVFKTYAPHEVDPNFLKSKKRKNEVEPEKKPICPIIQLVPPPPKTLHEKRSRLEDVLGNLKTRTTPNSCTPPVDLSYLLTGRGARHRRAAAAAAVVPIK from the exons ATGAAGTCCGAAACCAaaacgaaaaaggaaaagaaagcgTTATCTTCGGAAGATGAG GATTACGATTCATGCTCCGACAATGGAAGTTTTGATTCGGTTCGCAATGGCCGCAGGCGGCAGAAACAATTCAGCGTTTTAAG GTCCGATTCCGATGGACTTCGTATGAAAATCTCGGCAATCCGGAATAAGAAGGAGAAGCCTGCAACTGCTGAGGTAAAGTCGAACAATAATAATCACACGGAAGGCGCTAGTAAACGCCAAACATCCAGTCAGTCAACAATCAAGCGAAAATTATCAAGCAGTTCTTGCTGTTGTACTCGAAGCGATGAGAGCGATTCTAGCTCCGAAGGacagaaaaaggagaaattgaagaaaatccgaTTAAAACGGAAAAAG aactATACAAGTTCAGCGAATCTCTCAACAGACTCAGGTAGCGATAATGAACACGCCTTACAAAGCACGGCAACGATAACAAAACCACAAAAAGATATAAAGCAATTACCCGCTCAAAGCCAAAATGTGGAAAATCTCCCCGGTAGTAGCATATCATCTAGTGATAATGAATTACCGGCTCTGGTTAGCGCCGCGATCAAATGTGTGGAGAGTGGTTCGGAAACAGAGCCGGTGCCGGTGCCAGCTGCCGCGGCACCTCCACATCAATATACATCGACCCTTTTGCATGATTTCATGCTCAAAACACAAATGATTGGCGGAATCTGCCCAGAGACAGAAAACGAAACAACAAAAGAAACAGAGTCAGGAAATGAGGCGAGAAGAGGCAATGCGGACACCATTAAACCAACGGATCTAAGTGTGAAGAAGGAAGTCCAAGTGAAAAAGAAAAGGGGTCGGCCTAAGAAAAAGCCAGTGGTGGAAGCCGAGGAGGTGGTACCAAATGGGCACTTGGAACAAAAAGAGCTACAACCGCATCTTCCGAAAATTAATGTTATTAGTCTAGAAAAGCAAATGTACGCAACGGAAAGGGTACTATATCCGCCAAGGAGTAAAAAGAAGGCCACGCCCAGAACAAATTATCGCATGAAGCTGACAAAAGAGGATGTAATCGATCCACTGTGGCGAAAAATTGATGTAAATACGAAATTTCGAAGACCAAGTTTAACAGGGTACAAAAGCGATGGTGGAAATACAGTTTGCAGTAAAATCTTAGCCGCGAAAAGTGGATATGTTAGTGATTACGGTTCGGTCGGACATCGTCATTTGTCTGGTTATAAAAGCGATGCAAGCGGAAAAAGCCGGTACAGCATGCGAAGTTGCATAAGTCGTGCGAAGAGCTGTGATTTTCGGTGCGGTGGCAGTCGTATGCGCAAATTACGAAGGAAACGTCGCTTTCTGGACAAATCGAGACAGAAATTTGGGAATGTCAATGAGCAGGATATCCTTCAATTGGCTGGTCTCAGTTTAGGACAGAGCAACGAGGAGAGCAGCCGGGAATCGTTGAACAAACCCATCATATCATATGGACAATCCAAAAAATATGGCGAAATTAACCGATTCATCCGAACCGGAGAATATTTCGGAAGGAACAAGAAGAATCATCACTCAAGAGACTTCGCCGACGTGTGCGCAGGTCTTGGTGATGGGTTATTCGCCAAATCAAGCAGTTTTTCAAGTAAGGGCTACAAATCGCAATCTACATCCAAGATCTTAGAATTTCCAAACGATTTCGAAGGACTTCGATCTAAAATACGATCGAGACGCTCATCAGCTGTGAGTCGTTGCAGTTCAATGTCGATGTGCTCGAGATATGATTCGCGAAGGAGAAAACGTCGAAAATTCCGATTAAAATCACAAAGTCGAAGTGGTTTTGTGGATTCAAAATTAAATACAGAAATCGAAATTCTTATCAATACATTTCCGTCACTATGTCGAATAGCTACAGATAAATTGAGCATGCTTAGAGATAAGGATCGACTAGATAAAGATAAATCGAATCAATTGGGACAGAAATTGGCGTCGAAACGAAATCAAAAGAAACGAAAACTTAGCGAGAGTGCTGATCATCATTTAACCGAAAGATTTCCAAATGAGATTGGGCTTATGCCCAAACGTCGACATAAGAAAGCCGGAAATAATTGCCAAGACGAACATAAATTACCACTCAAAAAGCGTCACTATTTACTCACGCCTGGCGAAAAGGCAACAAAAAATACAACAGAAACCCCTGCACCTGTCTACCCGCCTCCCGGCATATTTGAGCCAAGTGTCGAACTTGAAATACAGATCACTTTGCCGAAAGAGGCAATGGCAATTGTAACGAAATCGGAAATCGATTCGCCGAAGAATCTCCTAGATCCTGCGGAAGTTGAGAAATTCCTACCAAGTCAACCAAAGACGGAGAAAATGGTGGAAACGCTTCTCAATCGAACTGGAGGAAATAGTCTATTGTTAAAGCGGAAGAGAAGAAAGGCCTTCAATCGAACAGGTTTCCCGAAGACGAAACAAAAGCGGCGAAAAGTCAGTTCGGCTTCGGAGACGGACGTGAAGCCCGCTGCTCCCCCGGTGCCTAGATTTACAAAATTATCTAATACTGCACCCACAAGTTCAAAGAGTGTCGAACCGGTCGTTCTTAGAGCAAGCTCGAAAGAAGTGAAATCTAACAGAGATGCAAAGGATCAGCAAAAAGATGTCAAAGATGCAAAGGATACAAAACTGGTTAAAGACACAAAAGAAagtaaggaaaattgcgaaccacAGAAAGACGTTAAACCTGTAAAACCCATCAAGGTAGTGAAGGACCGCCCCAAAAAAGAAACACCAGTTCAATCGTCTTCTCCAACAAAACCAGCGAAAAACAAACCTCCCGTTATAACGACTATTCCCCGTACAAGAAGCAAATCGATTAGCACTCTGCCAAGCAACGCTCAAGCGTTACTTCCCACAACAAAAGTCCTTAACGTGCGGTTACGCAGAACAAAAACTTTTCAAGGAAAAGTAATTGACAGCGAAATAACAAGAATATCGCAACGAATCAAATCCATAAAAAAGGAGCCGCACGTTACTGACTGCTCCATCACGGACGATTTAGAACAAGAACCTCTGCCACTGCTCGAGGCTGTGCCTACAACTACACAAGAGACATCAGATAGCTCGAGTACCTCATCGAAAATTCGGAAAAtcgccaaatggagaaaagctTACTTGCCAGCAGGTTTACTTTCCAACTATTTTAAAACCGAGAAAACGAAGAAAGGATCTGATCGAAATGTGGAGAAATCTGAAAGTAGTGATGATAGCGAAAATAGTCCTAAAAGTATCCTCCCTCCCCCGCCATATTGTGAAAAGTTCTTCCGTCGTACTGTTTACGATTTCCTGCTTCCCTATGACCTTTGGTGGGCACACACAAATTCTAAATTACTTCCACGAAATACAGTTCCCAGTTGGAACTATAAAAAGATTCGTTCAAATATTTATGGTGATACAAGATATAATCCGTCTATTGATAATCAAATATGCAACTGTAAACCAACAACGGCTTGTGGTGATGACTGTCTGAATCGAATGGTGTACACCGAGTGCTCGCCATCGAACTGTCCTTGTGGGGACGAATGTCAGAATCAAAAGATTCAAAAGCATGAAGTCGCTCCCGGAACTGAACGCTTCATGACAGCGAATAAGGGCTGGGGAGTTCGGACGAATTTACCAATTAAGAAGGGAATGTATATAATGGAGTACGTTGGCGAAGTAGTTCCTGAGCGGGAGTTTAAGGAGCGAATGGCAACGCTGTATGTAAACGACACCCATCATTATTGCCTTCATTTGGACGGCGGATTTGTTATAGATGGCCATAGGATGGGTAGCGACGCGAGGTTTGTAAATCATTCCTGTTCGCCAAATTGCGAAATGCAAAAATGGTCTGTGAACGGATTATTCCGAATGGCACTGTTTGCAATGCGGGACATTACGCCGGGCGAGGAGCTGACTTATGACTACAATTTCTCGCTGTTCAATCCAGCCGAAGGACAACCATGTCGATGTGATACGCCACAATGTCGTGGAGTTATTGGTGGGAAATCGCAGCGTGTGAAACCTCTCGAAGTTAAG CCTGTTGAGTCAGCACCACCAAATCGACATGGAAGACCGCGAAAGCGAACAGCAAAGAAAAATTCTGGTCGAATACAATCAAAAGATGCAGTGATACCGCAATTCCAAATTTTGTCTGACCGGGAAAAGAAATTGATTCGATCGACGCATTGCTTCTTGATGAGAAATTTAGAGAAG GTTCGGAGAGTGAAGACAAAAATGACCCAAGCCATAACGAAAATGGAAGAGACGCCAAGTCGACCAATCACACCTTCATCTTTGGTTGTGCAAATTTCAGCTCTGCGAAGTCAACGTAATATTAAGACAAGAGGACTGACACAAGCTGCTCACGACCCCGAAGTTGAGAAGATGgcgaaaattgcagtaatacTGCAAGCTATTTGTGCTGACATTGAGGGTGTAAAAG ATTCATCCGGGCGTTCTCAACTGTCAAAACTGGTTCGGCCAAAACGTAAAAAGCGAACGTCTCAGGATAAGGAGCGCTTCATGGATATAACAACGATTCGTTCAAATATCGAAAAAGGACTGTACAAAGATGTTGAAGCGTTCGATGCCGACATGAACAAAATATTCGACTCAGCTGAAACGTTCTTTGAATCACAATCCGAAGAATTGGCAGCTATTCAGAATCTCCGAACCGCTTACATGTCCATCAAAAGTAAGTTTTACGATCAACTGGCCGAACATGTGGATGAAAGAAGTCTCATGAAATTCCGCCGCAAGGAGGATAATTTACAACAGCCTGAAGTTAAAACTACCGAAGATATTATTCGCTGTATTTGCGGACTGTTCAAAGACGAAGGTCTAATGATACAATGTTCAAAGTGTTTTGTCTGGCAGCACACGGAATGCACAAAAGCTAATCCTAAGGCAGAAAGTTATCTCTGCGAAAAGTGTGATAATCGGGTCGTAGACTACGAGATTCCTTTAAATGATTATTCAGATGAAGGACATCAATATTATCTTTCTTTAATGCGTGGAGATTTGCAAGTTCGTCAAGGTGATACGGTTTACGTTCTTCGCGACATCCCTATGAaagatgaaaatggaaaaatcctGCCATCGAGAAAACACACTTACGAAACAATCGGTAAGATTGATTTCTCCGAATGTGATATATTCCGtgttgaaaaattgtggaagaaCTCAGAAGGCAAACGGCTTATCTATGGGCATCATTACTTGAGGCCGCACGAAACTTTCCATGAGCCGAGTCGACGCTTTTATGAGAATGAAGTGATACGAGTCCCATACTATGAAGtagtcccaattgaattggtgatGGCGAGATGTTGGGTATTCGATCGCAATACTTTCTGTAAAGGTCGACCGGTAGATTGTAATGCAGAGGAGCATGTCTATATATGTGAATTGAGGGTTGATAAGTCAGCGCGATTTTTCGCGCGTGCCAAGCAATCATTCACCACGTGTACAAAGAATTATGCGTTCAGGAAATTCAAGGAGAAATTGAAAGTTTTCAAAACTTATGCG CCACATGAAGTAGATCCGAATTTCCTGAAAAGCAAGAAACGTAAAAATGAAGTAGAACCGGAGAAAAAACCGATTTGCCCGATCATTCAGTTAGTTCCGCCACCACCCAAG ACTCTGCATGAGAAACGATCCCGTCTGGAAGACGTTTTGGGCAATTTGAAAACCCGGACAACACCAAATTCATGCACGCCCCCCGTCGACCTGTCATATCTGCTAACAGGTAGAGGAGCACGACATAGACGAGCGGCGGCGGCTGCTGCAGTTGTGCCtattaaatga